In one window of Rhinoderma darwinii isolate aRhiDar2 chromosome 7, aRhiDar2.hap1, whole genome shotgun sequence DNA:
- the LOC142657170 gene encoding dynein light chain Tctex-type 5-A-like, protein MDQTHESELKRWIYSKPKHHQKRSESEALRSLTDTPLITSCQRCQQSGMRRKVGTQDNAKTSSQSKRDVTAYSSIDPDFDLHPRPSRLFSSEEASRVIKSILDGELRDCAYEATGSQRRAMELAELVKAAVRDLGYERYKLVCYVVLGPATGGTIYCCSRSVWSPNSDTYAEYLFQNQSLFALCIVYAGYFE, encoded by the coding sequence ATGGATCAAACCCATGAAAGTGAACTAAAACGATGGATTTATTCTAAGCCAAAACATCACCAAAAGAGGAGTGAAAGTgaagccttgagatcattaacagatACACCTCTTATCACCAGCTGCCAGAGGTGCCAACAGTCCGGGATGAGAAGAAAGGTTggcacccaggataatgctaaaaCCAGTAGCCAATCAAAACGTGATGTCACAGCATACAGCTCTATTGATCCAGATTTTGACCTACACCCCCGGCCTAGTCGACTTTTTTCTTCAGAAGAAGCATCAAGAGTTATAAAGTCCATCTTAGATGGAGAGCTGCGTGATTGCGCTTATGAAGCCACAGGAAGCCAGAGGAGAGCAATGGAGCTTGCAGAGTTAGTTAAAGCAGCGGTGAGGGACCTTGGGTATGAGAGGTACAAGCTTGTCTGCTATGTAGTACTAGGTCCAGCAACAGGGGGGACCATATACTGCTGTAGCCGAAGTGTGTGGAGTCCAAACTCTGATACGTATGCAGAATATCTGTTCCAGAATCAGTCTCTTTTTGCTCTGTGCATTGTGTATGCCGGTTATTTTGAGTAA